Sequence from the Ascaphus truei isolate aAscTru1 chromosome 3, aAscTru1.hap1, whole genome shotgun sequence genome:
aaacaaatgcgtTGCCAAGCTTAGAGAACACATGTATTAGACGAGTTAATAAGGCTGGGGCCAAATTAGAAGAGATGGGCAAACCAGACCAAATTGGTTCCCCCAAAATTTCCCAACTTTTCCTTCAAAATGCGTTCCGTGGGAAAGAATCCACAGACTGATGGTTTTAACTTCAATCGGTGCAGATGTTAAAAGCCCCCTATGTTGCTCGGTTGTGTGGCTTTAAAATAATtcccatcctcccctccccccacgggATTAACAtaaatccattttgtggattgtgTTTAATTCAAATCCGTTGTTGTAATGCACGACAAAAGTGCGACAGATTAATCAGTTgtaggaaataaaataaaaaataaaaagatggcaGGTCCGAGTAACATcatttttgtaataaaaaaaaatgtaacagtcTACAGTGAGCAAATTGTTTTCTGTCAACAATCAAATTAATGCTATGCATATTCCTACATTGTGTTTGGAAACACGTGACTATTAATTAGAGTACGTGTGCTAGACAAGGAATGTGTGTCAACCATGCTCTATGTTGCCTAGTTTCACTGCtaaacctacagtacagtacagcactttaTTCCTGTCACATACGCAACCTCTAGTGCCCTGGGATTTGGAGGGAGACTGGCAGTTAGCAACCGCTCTAttacataatgtattttttttttttaaataaaacatcaggactttttttttaatcaaaactaTGCAAACATACATTTTCAGGCCTATTGATCGTGTTGCTGATGCAGACACTGTATGTcttttattacatacaacatggaCGTTTTTGCAATTGGCGGGTGGCTGCCAGATGACAATTGAAAATTCGGACAGATTAAGGACGGGTGTAGCACTGCCTGCCTGGTACAGCACAGACGGCACTTAAGGGACTGGCTTGTTTGGGACACCACTAGTACTAGATGTTCAACATTCAAACAGAACTAATATATGATGCCAAAATTGCATATTTTGGCAATAAGAATGATGGTATGGTGGTTCATGAATCTAAGAGAGCTACTGTAAGGCGATAATCAACCCTGCATTGTGTGGTGCCAGCAGCCAGTCAGCCGCAGTAATTCCAACTCCCATAGCATTTATTAAAACCCGGTAGTACTTAGATGCTCTGAGTTGTGTCGGCCATCCCCAGGGATTACCCAAAAGTCCTGTAGCTGgtccattaataataataataaccctttgGGGTTACTCTATGGTTTATGTAGTTAACAGGCACTTTAGGAGTTAAGTGAGTAATGCCCCATCTAATAGTATGTTAAAAAGCTACCAGGCCGGGGCCTGGCCACACCCTGCTTCTGGAATATGCTTGATGGGTCACCTTGTCCATGGTTAGTCAGCAGAGGCTAAGCTTCACTTATTTTCTTCCTACTGTAGAGACAGGGAGTTTGAGAGATATCATCaataggagaggagaagaacTGCACCCTCAGATTTCTGGTGCAGAGAAGCAGATTGATCTCACAATGTATATAGCCCGGTAACTAGTTAGGAAAAGGTAGCTGTCTCTCTTATTTTCTCAGATAGGTCAGTGCTCTTGTAGTCAGACTCCCTAGAAAGATGAGTGATATAAGTACAGGCTCCCAGCAGGGAGCAAActttccctgctgcgcccccctgcctgctcttcctcCCTGCTCATGCTaacctccttaccttgtcttcggcatcAAATAAcaccacagggtcatgtgacatcacgccgTGGCAATGTGACCCTGCAGCATTACTTGACGCCGCGTCACCGAAGGCAAGGTAAGGGATGTAgccgaggcctcacgcgatcccttggtatacatttaaatgccttggaggaagagcgtggggcctcagCAACTGCCACACCACCCCggaaaaatcttgtgccccccctggTGCAGTTTGCCCTAGAGGTTACCCCAACTGGTAACTGTGGGACTCTTAGAAGAGTAGGAACGTACATCTTTGGACACCGTTcagctgtgagtatcccaggggaatACAAGGTGACACTCTCTTCTGTGAGCATCCCAAAGGAGTGTAATGTAGGGCTTAATAGGAAGGGACCCCCTCTGGCATCACATCACTGAAGGGTGGCCATATAAAGTTACAGAACCCAAGGACTTATTGATGAAAGATATAAAGGGGTAGCTCAAGCATTGACCTAGAAGATATTAGGAAAGTATGCACAATGAGGAATAAGTTATCTTGTATGTTCAAGCAACTACTTCTATTGTTATATGACTGTGCCTCCCAAGAATGCAGTAATGCATATGTGGATGTTTGTGAATATAAATAGCTGCAAATAAACCACCTTGTTCATAACTACAAAGTTCTGACACCATCCTTTCCCCATCACCACCcagctgcacggacccagcacctgATAAGGTGATACACTGAGGAAGCCAAATATAGAAGACTAACTGACGTAAACTTTTTAGGACCCTGTGAGGAAGGGTTAGATATGTTATGAAGCTACCGTAAATGTGCTCTTTTAGGCAGCAAATTGATGGTTAACCCACACAGATCACATGCAGATGTTCGCAACAAAGTGCATTATAGGCTTGATTCATGTTGATTGCTCTGAGGTTGCTATTTCACCAATAGGTAATTTTGGGGATTTCTGAGAACTTgcagggtatctgtgtgtttgcaaACAGTACCTCTGCAGGTTCTTATCACGAATACAGTTGTACGTACATGTATATCACATTTTTCACTctgcaaaaaataaaatgaacatcTGCAATGCGGTGTATAACCAATATCTGCAAATTATTAATATTGTCGTTTATTTGTacagcgccaacatattccgcagtgtggtacaatgggggAACAGCGACATCAATAACATACAGTAAACAGAAAGACAAAAATGAGGGCAAACAAGTTTCCAGTTTAGAAatttggggcctcatgcagtaagcgacgattatgtgaaatcggcaagcttatcgattagtcatgttattggcgtttttccctctccgtatgcagtaagtgccgaatacattcaaaatcaaccagaaaacaaatccgcccactctcacgatgatgagccgatcacacacaggtgtatcggcgtgcgtggcggggtgctgttaggttgcacaatcacaaatcttgctgaatcaggcgaaacaagcatgtttttgattgcgcgccatatttaaaggcaacgtgtactgctaatcattctctgtgttgttgggagtgagagagagagagagacgcacagagctggacgattgaagatttgcatattgactgagagacttgttgtgtattgggtgagctttgtcctttgttgttttgtttacatctttgtcttgttttatatgtggaagtgtttcgtgtgattgcctgtacatttcttgtctgttttttgtgagtgctggaagtatgcccgcaaagcgtgggaagagtgatgctggtgggagtgggagtgctactcgtgggagtacgcgtcggagtgaacgtactgttcaggggagtgatgttgctggtgcaccgagtggtgttgctgggagtgggagtgctgttgctgggagtgggagtgctgttgctgggagtgggagtgctgttgctgggagtgggagtgctgttgctgggagtgggagtgctgttgctgggagtgggagtgctgttgctgggagtgggagtgctgttgctgggagtgggagtgctgttgctgggagtgggagtgctggtgctaggagtgtgagtgctggtgctaggagtgtgagtgctggtgctaggagtgtgagtgctggtgctaggagtgggagtgctggtgctgggagtgctgctggtggcgcagttgctgatggggtgtctggtggtggcgtgcttgctggtggccagcttttggaggctcttccattggaagaaggagagtccagtcagcaccagccaagctctgaccctaaacctgctcggaaaaaacgtgtggagaagccacgtaatcctcgcttcaatgaccaggaaaatagggctcttgtcactggcattctggagcactatgacagtctctatggacatttagtaggtaagtgtaactttacatttattattcaaatacatgtgatcctaggtcatctgagttttgttcatatgcaaatatgggtacacaatatctttctatgttcattagtgtggaaacacagctttttatcatgccttacaaggacaaataaacacaggcggtcaatttgccagaactgcatacaatatgaatgcaaccttgcttacatgtataggtttagtagtgaatgcccatgtgctgcacatattacacataaaacagcatgtttgctatctcttggaacagctagcagtgtaggaaactggtgcttatattattattaatttacctcatatcttttatatgtttttcaagggcggacaagtgcagcaagcaaaaaagaaatgtgggacacaatagtcattggtgtcaatgcctgtgggaatagtgtcagggacaagtatcattgtcggaaaagatttgatgatattaggtccaaattgaaaaagaaaatacaagaccaacgcgtgcatgctactggcactggaggtgggcccacaccacaacgtctcatattgactccattggaggagctgcttcggccaaaattacttaccgtcgtcgtggaaggcttggctggtgaccgtgacattggaatttatccgtcacaatttccagcaggtgataaatattactgtactaggcgtgtcgttgcttacagttattttgcatatttacactgctttttatactgtcttcacaatataagcatacctgcatctatatatgtatatgtctgattctgtatatatatatctcaaaatagacatatatgtagtagtcctactaaaagcagtaactaatatagcacgtgccattgcgtgctcatttacatgtgaattcccaaaatgcatagctgcagtggaagcaattgatggtgggcgaagatggggaacaacagggtagtacacatgtgtaacacatgttcatgagaaattattagtagctacaggtacagaacagaaatatgtatcatattattgtgtattttattgattttactccgacaaacatgacattactgcctattttaagcatgcatcaaagaaattgcatgtaacggcctacaaacatcactggcactaacacatctatagttgcttatgaaaaggtccatttttgctttatgtcatatacagacagcataatgaggcacacgtatcatatgttatgtcattgttttcataacttaaacactgcagatgactacttagctcatctaccattgtgttaaagcagctgcaattaatatctcatcacagcatacacttcaacagagggggtggggttcagcacacacactaattacagcctcatttcacggtcaacttagttcacaccatttgcacctgtttcaagtcattgaaaggtgtggctgattaggctttttggggaagggaatacctttcttacaacctgaatagcacaactgaagttaatcacactcatttgaaagcttaactctagctactaaatgccccaacaactcattacttatcaaagcgtacgtcacacattagttcactcatatctatagttgaactactatgaaagacacattatcacacactgcatgtgttgtcttgttgagtcacagccacattcaggtgtgccacatcttcgattaatgtaccacacatatcctctaccaaaaacaacactttttgcaatatgaccaccttcatgataaccattgtgaatggtcatctcatgatagttatgtacattatgatactgatatcactacacaacatatgatttttatgtactcatttaatctatttatcctcacgcattactgcagaaacatagtatgttgtatgttagggaactcaaaaattctaagtacacaggcatgtacagtgttattacaactatttatgttcactttcacacacattttcggttaaggaactgatgttgttagttaatcataaatacagaacatacaataagtgtttgttcaatatttacacatgtaaatgtaaaacttatgttattgttatatatagttgcccctggaggacatgtgtcacctgagatggaacaagtgtcttcacctgggtcagccagctcaacactactagaaggtgagtgtatcatttgctggccatataatatgtgctcttctatatgttatgttgtcatgtgcattatttgttttgcacatcttctttaaataggattacttagtgtcagtgaaaattaagtgtaaggcaacatgtattgtgttagtgatgttaattatcatgtaggacttctgagtttagagcaacttttcattcattcatatttcatactgagtccaaacattattcgtaagtcaaggtagtttttaatgaggttataaaacgtatgctaacatgttaggtgttacttaggacacagtacaattacatagtaacacagcatacattaacatgccatttaataatgtgtacatttctttttagaacatcatggtgatgaggatgatgagtatgatgaggatgacgccacagaagagactgaaatacaatcatgtgaccatgaagaggtgccaatagaaactgttgtaccgccaaatcgtccatcaacttccacatacgatgcaattgtagcttcagagggaaaaatagtggacgcagaaaatcgtcgccattcagacatgatgacagtgctggaaaggatgattggactgcaggaagaaacagtatcacaattggcacatctccacagagtcttcattgaagtgcctaaacagttgcaaaaaatcaacacctcattcgaagcattagttgttcagcaaacacaagctaattactggagaatgactaatgtaccacaattcaacacctcccagccaggatctgttcatgcaggtcagttttcaccacattcatctgatattcattcaccaggcccaaatgttaccggtcaagtagcagacattgctgtgcaggttcctgatgacatcctaccgctgccatctgtacaaattcagcagcagacacctacaaaggaggcgacaaaaacaaaacaagacacacatgaaacagaccaaccatcacttgtgcagtgtctaccaacttgctcacatgtgtcactgggcacaagccctgtccgtgaacagtcactacccaaaagccctgtaggtgagtcgctgcccaaaagccctgtaggtgaatcgctgcccaaaagccctgtaggtgagtcgctgcccaaaagccctgtaggtgaatcgctgcccaaaagccctgtaggtgaatcgctgcccaaaagccctgtaggtgaatcactgcccaaaagccctgtaggtgagtcactggccacaagccctgtaggtgagtcactggccacaagccccgtaggtgaacagtcactggccacaagccctgcccgtgaagtgccagaggccactcaaagtggctctgttgtgcctaaagttggtggcaaaagaaaaaggaaaattcaagagacaacaagcaggcctgttactcgctcgcaaaaggaacaaaaaaaataaatgttataattcagaaaatatgtctttggccttgttttgttgacttcagattatctaattactattgtatgtatgctgaagactgtgttgtttccaaactttcaactatgttcttgtacacgtgaagttttggaaatgttaacactcataattaattgtgttataaatatttatgttgtaatcgtctgttcagtaatggtccaccaggagccagttgctaagtttagagaagctgccattgactttgcagcaaaacattgcatttgggtgtgttaattgatgtaagaattgcatatgcatattagtcacatgcaattattaaaacacctaagtaagtgcaaacatctttcttgtacgtgtacagcaggattatgtgtaaattattacttacctttgccttgcttggccattgtaattttgtcctttaatcagttgtgtgttcgtttctataacatctcagaatgtataataatatatatacacacacacacacactgagtgagtgtgagtgtgagtgtgagtatatatatatatatatatatatatatatatatatatatatatatatagtactatataaactggtatacacaaactaatacacttcatgcttccttgtgaaaacactattttaataatacaggcctaatgtttgagaaatatcctaagtatgagactctaacagtattgtgcttaaacaaatgtttattacttaattcaatcatgtttctcaccatttaaataggtttcatacaaggtatacttaatgccatcaatgttgtgtgtactcctgcaatataaaaaaaaataaaatattatatataaatatatatatatttttataagagatatatttatatatatatatatatatatatatatatatatatatatatatatatatatatatatatatatacacacgtatttaaactcatgcagacagggagttaaccagactttcacatacacacagaaatgtaagcggggaaaaaacatttctttttgcaggtgtgtttttactgatatgcctggctaagaaatattttcacacactggtctttgttagttttcaaaaaaacactatgtgaacgcattcacagtctagggatgtttttcacaaacgagataaaagaaggagaaatgtttctcccacagtcccatatcacgaaccacaactgttaacccaattagacaaacaaatccaattggcgtttgaaataaggagtcaaagtagttagttttgttgaccttgacaaggaaaaacaggagtttgttagccattcagcacattcattttgatgagcaaataacacagacctgcacacagcttttgtgctactcagacatggctgatgaattcgttaacaatattaatccccttttagggtataagtacatgatctgtgaagccatcttgaacagtcgcggacagaaagcaagcacacgccaaatcgatgatttcattcgagcaaaatatccttattaccaagaccgtaagcatgcacggaattttaattcctcaataagattcactttatcaagtaatgacttttttgaacgtgaccaggataagctacaacacacctatggtttctggaagattgccccggaaaaacaatttatcctgaaagacggcacttatattgtcgtgaaaggcatatttattcctaatggcaatagcaatgtatccgctactactgatccgtttgaatcgatacgtgctgcaatatctgcagcctccattcctgaaacccacattgtacaagaacaaaagtactatgattatgtaccaagcctttcagctgaaattgcattggaatgggaaccgga
This genomic interval carries:
- the LOC142491047 gene encoding uncharacterized protein LOC142491047, with the protein product MWDTIVIGVNACGNSVRDKYHCRKRFDDIRSKLKKKIQDQRVHATGTGGGPTPQRLILTPLEELLRPKLLTVVVEGLAGDRDIGIYPSQFPAVAPGGHVSPEMEQVSSPGSASSTLLEEHHGDEDDEYDEDDATEETEIQSCDHEEVPIETVVPPNRPSTSTYDAIVASEGKIVDAENRRHSDMMTVLERMIGLQEETVSQLAHLHRVFIEVPKQLQKINTSFEALVVQQTQANYWRMTNVPQFNTSQPGSVHAGQFSPHSSDIHSPGPNVTGQVADIAVQVPDDILPLPSVQIQQQTPTKEATKTKQDTHETDQPSLVQCLPTCSHVSLGTSPVREQSLPKSPVGESLPKSPVGESLPKSPVGESLPKSPVGESLPKSPVGESLPKSPVGESLPKSPVGESLATSPVGESLATSPVGEQSLATSPAREVPEATQSGSVVPKVGGKRKRKIQETTSRPVTRSQKEQKK